The following coding sequences lie in one Alloacidobacterium dinghuense genomic window:
- a CDS encoding GTP pyrophosphokinase, with translation MDFENSTGRADVESVLADFDRRKDNLVEFCNKTKTLIEECLKDASIHFQSVQARVKGRDKLKTKYLDPSKNYKNLDDITDLAGLRVITYYEDEVDSVAEIIKREFAIDSDKSVDKRETQPDRFGYYALNLICTHSSRRVLDVQYKKFTNVCCEIQITSILRHAWSEIEHSWYDLKESFPDHIKRRFYRIAALLEIAETEFLDIRKQKADYSRAIAVQVESEVPELLVDPISLQAFVDQEPLVHKLDNVIADLLQLELHDEFPEKTAEMRARAANLAGLKTLRDLRKALKQYEEGIVEYVSRCRSVWHTGPSSTSHLQKGLCIYHLAMMLLAIRGNEVVLEALKSLRINPSSAWNVTGQIAIAQEVMAKYDQLTT, from the coding sequence TTGGACTTTGAAAACTCTACTGGTAGGGCGGATGTGGAATCCGTGCTCGCCGATTTTGACCGTCGCAAAGACAATCTAGTCGAGTTCTGTAATAAAACAAAAACCTTGATTGAAGAATGCTTGAAAGATGCAAGCATCCACTTCCAATCGGTACAAGCTCGCGTAAAAGGCAGAGATAAATTAAAGACCAAGTATCTCGACCCTTCAAAAAACTACAAGAATCTCGATGACATTACCGACCTTGCAGGTCTAAGGGTAATCACATATTACGAAGATGAAGTTGACAGTGTTGCAGAGATTATCAAACGGGAATTCGCTATCGATTCAGACAAGTCTGTCGATAAACGAGAAACTCAGCCAGATCGATTTGGGTATTACGCGCTGAATTTGATATGTACCCACTCATCAAGACGCGTTCTAGATGTCCAATACAAAAAATTTACTAATGTCTGTTGTGAAATTCAGATTACATCGATCCTGCGACACGCATGGTCTGAAATTGAACATAGCTGGTATGACCTAAAGGAATCGTTTCCTGATCACATAAAGAGAAGGTTTTATCGTATTGCGGCTCTCCTTGAAATTGCAGAAACGGAATTTCTAGATATCAGAAAGCAAAAAGCCGATTACTCGCGAGCGATCGCTGTCCAGGTAGAATCAGAAGTTCCTGAATTGCTTGTTGATCCAATCTCACTTCAAGCATTTGTAGACCAAGAACCATTGGTGCATAAACTCGATAATGTTATTGCAGATCTCCTTCAGTTAGAACTACACGACGAATTTCCGGAAAAGACAGCAGAAATGAGAGCCCGCGCTGCCAATCTAGCAGGCCTTAAGACATTACGGGATTTACGCAAGGCGCTTAAACAGTATGAAGAAGGAATTGTCGAGTACGTTAGCCGTTGTCGCAGCGTCTGGCATACTGGACCAAGTTCCACATCGCATCTCCAAAAAGGCCTTTGCATTTACCATCTCGCGATGATGCTTTTGGCTATACGTGGCAACGAAGTTGTTCTTGAAGCACTAAAAAGCTTGAGAATCAATCCATCTTCTGCGTGGAACGTTACGGGACAAATTGCTATTGCTCAAGAGGTAATGGCGAAGTATGACCAGCTAACTACTTAG
- a CDS encoding GrlR family regulatory protein, with protein sequence MDGLWTVEFGSSAGIFGGGIAVLSRGKIYGGDSGYFYLGSYRLENHSFTARLEVQPFIDSFQSVFGTIGKRFTLLLEGSLKDENNAIAQGQPIGMPEMRFGAKLTKRSDVD encoded by the coding sequence ATGGATGGATTGTGGACCGTCGAATTTGGTAGCAGCGCGGGTATCTTCGGCGGGGGAATAGCTGTGTTAAGTCGAGGCAAGATTTATGGGGGCGATTCAGGGTATTTTTATCTTGGCTCCTATAGGCTGGAAAACCATTCGTTTACAGCGAGGCTCGAAGTACAACCGTTTATCGATAGCTTTCAGAGCGTATTTGGAACAATAGGAAAGAGGTTCACTCTTCTCCTCGAAGGAAGCTTGAAAGATGAAAATAATGCTATTGCCCAAGGGCAACCAATTGGCATGCCTGAAATGAGATTTGGAGCTAAGTTAACAAAACGTAGCGATGTCGATTAG
- a CDS encoding multidrug effflux MFS transporter produces the protein MTSLRNKHAWIIVLLGLLSVVTPFAIDMYLPAFSHLAADFHTTTSAIDLSLSTYFIGFALGQILYGPLLDRFGRKRPLYFGLAVYIVASIGLAQAHSIQAFIALRFIQALGGCAAQVAAIAMVRDFFHASESAKVFSLLFLIIGTSPLLAPTIGSMLVASLNWRWIFLALAANALVILTLTFTLLPEGHTPDRSISLRPQPILQGFWTILRKAQFTTYALAGAFSFAGLFAFVAGSPIIFMDGYHLGARAFGLIFAVLVMGFIGGNQVNVFLLRRFTSQQIFFYALAFQVFVGVIFFVSAHAHILDLQATLVLFFFFLLAIGLTYPNAAALGMAPFSKDAGSASALLGFLQAGVGSAISMGIGVLGATAIVSILSSTSFIALLVLLIGRTRIGELVEAPEGEAVAAMH, from the coding sequence ATGACATCGTTAAGAAATAAACATGCGTGGATCATCGTCCTGCTGGGCCTGCTCAGTGTCGTTACGCCCTTTGCCATCGACATGTATCTCCCGGCCTTCTCCCACCTCGCCGCCGATTTCCACACCACCACCTCCGCCATCGATCTCTCGCTCTCGACCTACTTCATCGGCTTCGCCCTCGGCCAGATCCTCTACGGGCCGCTCCTTGACCGCTTCGGACGCAAGCGCCCGCTCTACTTCGGCCTTGCCGTCTACATCGTCGCGTCCATCGGATTGGCGCAGGCGCACAGCATCCAGGCCTTCATCGCGCTACGCTTCATCCAGGCTCTCGGAGGCTGCGCCGCGCAGGTCGCCGCCATCGCCATGGTGCGCGACTTCTTCCACGCGAGCGAAAGCGCCAAAGTCTTCTCCCTGCTCTTCCTCATCATCGGGACCTCACCGCTGCTCGCACCCACCATCGGCAGCATGCTCGTCGCGTCGCTCAACTGGCGCTGGATCTTCCTCGCTCTCGCCGCCAACGCGCTCGTGATCCTCACCCTGACCTTCACCCTGCTACCCGAGGGCCACACCCCCGACCGCTCCATCTCGCTCCGCCCGCAGCCCATCCTGCAGGGCTTCTGGACGATCCTCCGCAAAGCGCAATTCACCACCTACGCGCTCGCCGGAGCCTTCTCCTTCGCCGGCCTCTTCGCCTTCGTCGCCGGCTCGCCCATTATCTTCATGGACGGCTACCACCTCGGCGCCCGCGCCTTCGGCCTCATCTTCGCCGTTCTCGTCATGGGCTTCATTGGAGGCAACCAGGTCAACGTCTTCCTGCTGCGCCGCTTCACCAGCCAGCAGATCTTCTTCTACGCCCTCGCTTTTCAGGTATTCGTCGGAGTCATCTTCTTTGTGAGCGCGCACGCCCACATCCTCGACCTGCAAGCCACGCTCGTCCTCTTCTTCTTTTTCTTATTGGCGATCGGACTCACCTACCCCAACGCCGCCGCCCTGGGCATGGCGCCCTTTTCCAAGGACGCAGGCAGCGCATCGGCCCTCTTGGGCTTCCTACAAGCCGGAGTAGGCTCCGCCATCTCCATGGGCATCGGCGTCCTCGGCGCGACAGCCATCGTGTCAATCCTATCGAGCACATCGTTCATCGCGCTACTGGTCCTGCTGATCGGCAGAACTCGCATCGGCGAACTAGTCGAAGCCCCTGAGGGCGAAGCCGTAGCAGCCATGCATTAA
- a CDS encoding isocitrate lyase/PEP mutase family protein: MPTQAEKAATFKSLHYRNEPLVVANPWDAGTARILAALGFEAFSTTSGGLAITLGRRDGTGSVSRDEALANAKAIVDATHLPVAADLENGYGHTPEAAAETIRLAVSVGLVGGSIEDSSGDSARPIYDFDHAVERVAAAAEAARALPFPFMFVARAENYLHGRADLDDTIRRLQAFEKAGAEVLYAPGLTREEDIRAVCAAVNKPVNVLAALKDAPHLSVAELASLGVRRISLGSALSRAALTAFVHAAREIKADGTFGFAAATFSLGELMDLAAG; encoded by the coding sequence ATGCCTACTCAAGCTGAAAAAGCCGCGACCTTCAAGTCGCTTCATTATCGGAACGAGCCACTTGTCGTTGCCAATCCATGGGATGCGGGTACGGCGCGCATTCTTGCGGCGCTTGGATTTGAAGCCTTTTCAACGACTAGTGGAGGACTTGCGATCACCCTTGGGCGGCGCGATGGCACGGGCAGCGTGAGCCGCGATGAGGCACTTGCGAATGCGAAGGCAATTGTAGATGCCACGCATCTTCCGGTGGCTGCCGATCTTGAAAACGGATACGGGCACACTCCGGAGGCTGCGGCGGAAACGATTCGGCTGGCGGTGTCGGTTGGGCTGGTTGGCGGGTCGATTGAAGATTCCTCCGGCGATTCGGCTCGCCCTATTTATGACTTTGATCATGCAGTAGAGCGTGTGGCGGCAGCTGCGGAAGCGGCGCGTGCTCTGCCTTTTCCTTTCATGTTTGTAGCGCGTGCGGAGAATTATCTGCACGGACGGGCTGATCTGGATGACACCATTCGCCGCCTGCAGGCATTTGAGAAGGCCGGGGCGGAGGTCTTGTATGCTCCGGGCCTTACGCGCGAAGAGGATATTCGCGCTGTCTGCGCTGCTGTCAACAAGCCGGTGAATGTATTGGCGGCGCTGAAAGACGCGCCGCATCTCAGCGTGGCGGAGCTGGCTAGTCTGGGGGTGCGCCGCATCAGCTTAGGGTCTGCTTTAAGCCGGGCCGCGCTGACGGCATTCGTTCATGCAGCGCGCGAGATCAAGGCAGACGGGACCTTCGGCTTTGCGGCAGCGACTTTTTCCTTAGGCGAGCTGATGGATCTGGCAGCTGGCTGA
- a CDS encoding superoxide dismutase: MAHEVPPLPYDYAALEPHIDEATMKFHHDKHHQAYVTNLNAAIEKHPDLAKHTAEDLLRNLNNVPEDVRTAVRNNGGGHVNHTMFWNIMKPKGGGEPTGRIAEQIRKDFGDFDSFKKQFNETTAKQFGSGWGWLVWDGGKLKIVTTANQDSPLSQGHYPILGNDVWEHAYYLKYQNKRPDYLAAWWNTVNWDEINKRFDQAQK; this comes from the coding sequence TTGGCACACGAAGTCCCACCCCTACCCTACGACTATGCCGCTCTCGAACCCCACATCGACGAAGCCACGATGAAGTTTCATCATGACAAGCATCACCAGGCCTACGTCACCAATCTCAATGCGGCCATCGAGAAGCACCCTGATCTCGCCAAGCACACCGCTGAAGACCTGCTGCGCAATTTAAACAACGTTCCCGAAGACGTCCGCACCGCCGTGCGCAACAACGGCGGCGGCCACGTCAACCACACCATGTTCTGGAACATCATGAAACCAAAAGGCGGCGGTGAACCTACAGGCCGCATTGCCGAGCAGATACGCAAAGACTTCGGCGACTTCGACTCCTTCAAGAAACAGTTCAACGAAACGACAGCAAAACAATTCGGCTCCGGCTGGGGCTGGCTTGTCTGGGACGGCGGCAAGCTGAAAATCGTCACGACTGCGAACCAGGACAGCCCGCTCTCGCAGGGCCATTACCCCATTCTCGGCAACGATGTCTGGGAGCACGCCTACTACCTGAAATACCAGAACAAGCGCCCCGACTACCTCGCCGCATGGTGGAATACCGTCAACTGGGACGAAATCAACAAGCGCTTCGACCAGGCCCAGAAGTAA
- a CDS encoding DUF7674 family protein, translating to MTYETFVKEMLNWLPILHDECMAYMDEDDPLPYVAVGCVLNPWLEACLEAHDVANIAKACEFLEVVSAEGKSDGRLDDLIGIEIGEWLPEIRERKLLLSHLGPETQRVCSYHISRLPE from the coding sequence GTGACCTACGAAACGTTTGTGAAGGAGATGCTCAACTGGTTGCCAATCCTTCACGACGAATGTATGGCCTATATGGACGAGGATGATCCGTTACCGTATGTGGCCGTCGGTTGTGTTCTCAATCCGTGGCTCGAAGCATGTCTTGAAGCGCACGACGTTGCCAACATCGCGAAGGCATGCGAGTTTTTGGAGGTCGTGTCGGCCGAAGGTAAGAGCGACGGACGATTAGATGATCTGATAGGAATTGAGATCGGCGAATGGCTCCCAGAAATCAGAGAGAGGAAACTTCTCCTCTCGCACTTGGGACCGGAAACTCAGAGGGTGTGCAGCTACCACATCAGCCGATTGCCAGAGTAG
- a CDS encoding GNAT family N-acetyltransferase yields the protein MITIRPSTSMDADAVWKILEPTIRAGETYTLPRDFTRQQSLEYWYAPHHDTFVAEENGEILGAYYLRANQQGGGSHVANCGYMTAPWATGRGIAGAMCAHSLDRARERGFRAMQFNIVISTNEVAVRLWQKFGFEIVGRLPKAFNHPKQGYVDAFVMHRQL from the coding sequence GTGATCACGATCCGTCCTTCAACCAGCATGGATGCCGACGCGGTTTGGAAGATTCTCGAACCCACCATCCGTGCCGGTGAAACCTATACCCTGCCGCGCGATTTTACCCGCCAGCAGTCTCTCGAATACTGGTACGCGCCGCACCACGATACCTTCGTCGCGGAAGAAAACGGAGAAATCCTCGGAGCCTATTACCTTCGTGCCAATCAACAGGGCGGAGGCAGCCACGTTGCCAACTGCGGATACATGACCGCACCTTGGGCCACAGGACGCGGCATCGCTGGCGCCATGTGCGCCCACTCCCTTGACCGGGCCCGCGAACGCGGCTTCCGCGCCATGCAGTTCAACATCGTCATCAGCACCAACGAGGTCGCCGTGCGCCTCTGGCAGAAATTCGGTTTTGAAATCGTGGGCCGCCTGCCCAAAGCTTTTAACCACCCCAAACAGGGCTACGTCGACGCCTTCGTGATGCACCGCCAGCTCTAG
- a CDS encoding glucoamylase family protein: protein MRTAGASGMLVLGAPAIGAAEGFQNQQQAPAVKPGQEPKTEAQNAEQYQRGTGVFINRPLTQVSKQADALLDDLEGRGCDFFYNEASPKTGLVRDRAPAAGRSLSRVASIAATGFGLTAMCIAAKRNYLPKLQCEQRVEKTLAFLLEDCPHEHGFLYHFIDMESGQRMFGSELSSIDTALLLCGVLTCRQYFAGNTRIEALATTFYRRIDWEWMLNGGTTLSMGWLPDQGFLKHRWDIYAELMTMYLLAIGSPTHSIGAETWNALQRPLVQYGGIDYISGLAPLFIHQYAHAWCDYRDQRDLHTNYFTNSIAATRVHQLWCMTLGGKYSWIDQDLWGITASDSREGYRVWGGPPAMGPLDGTVVPSACAGSLPFLPAECSHVLLSMRQKYDDKVWTRYGFVDAFNPKANYYATDILGINQGVSVLMAENLRTGFVWEQFMKNREVGHAMREVQFHPDPDTNSQVL, encoded by the coding sequence TTGCGCACCGCCGGCGCTTCCGGAATGCTGGTGCTGGGCGCGCCCGCCATAGGCGCCGCTGAGGGTTTCCAGAACCAGCAGCAGGCACCGGCAGTAAAGCCGGGGCAGGAGCCGAAAACCGAGGCGCAGAACGCCGAGCAATATCAGCGCGGTACAGGCGTTTTCATCAACCGTCCACTGACGCAGGTTTCGAAGCAGGCCGATGCGCTGCTCGATGATCTGGAAGGACGCGGCTGCGATTTCTTTTACAACGAGGCTAGTCCGAAGACTGGATTGGTGCGCGATCGCGCTCCAGCCGCGGGACGGTCGCTGAGTCGCGTGGCCAGCATTGCCGCGACTGGGTTTGGGCTGACGGCGATGTGTATTGCGGCGAAGCGGAACTATCTACCCAAGTTGCAATGTGAGCAGCGCGTGGAAAAGACGCTGGCGTTTTTGCTGGAAGATTGCCCGCATGAACACGGTTTTCTGTATCACTTCATCGATATGGAGAGCGGGCAGCGGATGTTCGGCAGCGAACTGTCGTCGATCGATACGGCGCTGCTGCTGTGCGGGGTGTTGACCTGCCGCCAGTACTTTGCAGGCAATACGCGCATCGAGGCGCTGGCGACGACTTTTTATCGGCGCATCGACTGGGAGTGGATGCTGAACGGCGGCACCACGCTTTCGATGGGATGGCTGCCGGACCAGGGATTTTTGAAGCATCGCTGGGACATCTATGCCGAGCTGATGACGATGTACCTGCTGGCGATCGGGTCGCCGACGCATTCCATCGGCGCGGAGACGTGGAACGCGCTGCAGAGACCGCTGGTGCAGTATGGCGGCATTGATTACATCAGCGGACTGGCTCCGTTGTTTATTCACCAGTATGCGCATGCGTGGTGCGATTACCGCGACCAGCGGGATCTGCATACGAACTACTTCACCAATTCCATTGCCGCGACGCGCGTGCATCAATTGTGGTGTATGACGCTGGGGGGTAAGTATTCGTGGATTGACCAGGACTTGTGGGGGATTACGGCGTCGGATTCGCGCGAGGGGTATCGCGTGTGGGGCGGGCCTCCGGCGATGGGGCCGCTGGATGGCACGGTCGTGCCGTCGGCATGCGCGGGATCGCTGCCATTTCTTCCGGCAGAATGCTCGCATGTGCTGCTCAGCATGCGGCAGAAGTATGACGACAAGGTATGGACGCGCTATGGGTTTGTCGATGCCTTCAACCCCAAGGCGAACTATTATGCAACGGATATTCTTGGCATCAACCAGGGGGTCAGCGTATTGATGGCGGAGAATCTGCGCACAGGGTTTGTATGGGAACAGTTTATGAAAAATCGCGAGGTCGGGCACGCCATGCGCGAGGTACAGTTCCATCCCGATCCCGACACGAATTCACAGGTACTCTAG
- a CDS encoding type II toxin-antitoxin system Phd/YefM family antitoxin: protein MKTVNIAELKNRLSTYVKFARNGEEIVIRDRNMPVAKIVPFVPGNASEEELQLVAEGKMTLPERPLTDLDIDEIFKIPTRRLKGRRAIEALLADREEGL, encoded by the coding sequence ATGAAAACCGTAAACATTGCCGAGTTAAAGAACCGATTGAGTACCTATGTGAAGTTTGCGCGCAATGGCGAGGAGATCGTGATCCGGGACCGCAACATGCCTGTCGCGAAGATCGTTCCTTTCGTGCCCGGAAACGCGAGCGAAGAAGAGTTACAGCTCGTTGCCGAAGGAAAGATGACGTTGCCAGAGCGACCCCTGACAGACCTGGATATCGACGAAATCTTTAAAATTCCTACGCGCCGGCTAAAGGGCAGGCGTGCCATCGAAGCGCTTCTAGCTGACAGAGAAGAAGGACTGTGA
- a CDS encoding type II toxin-antitoxin system VapC family toxin, with product MRRTPAFWDASALVPCCVSEITTSQVRAYLHRYDPVIWWASIVEIHSALARLLRSGGLDAKAASGAHDRLARLRVGWSEIRPDEPVRDLACQLVTMYPLRAGDSLQLAAALIWCRQRPQGRTFICGDKRLGDAAEAAGFSVLQI from the coding sequence GTGAGAAGAACTCCGGCCTTCTGGGACGCCAGCGCATTAGTCCCCTGCTGTGTTTCCGAGATAACAACGAGCCAGGTCAGAGCCTATCTGCATCGTTACGATCCTGTGATCTGGTGGGCGAGTATCGTCGAGATTCACAGCGCACTGGCACGGCTGCTTCGCAGCGGTGGCCTGGATGCGAAGGCTGCGAGCGGAGCGCATGACCGCTTGGCAAGGCTTAGGGTTGGGTGGAGCGAAATTCGCCCAGACGAACCAGTTCGCGATCTCGCCTGCCAACTTGTCACGATGTATCCACTACGTGCGGGCGACAGCCTGCAATTAGCGGCGGCGCTGATCTGGTGCCGGCAGCGGCCCCAGGGACGAACCTTCATTTGCGGCGACAAGCGGCTGGGTGATGCCGCCGAGGCAGCCGGTTTTTCTGTACTTCAGATTTAG
- a CDS encoding glycoside hydrolase family 15 protein, with protein MTVLAPQYKWIDGQGMAFGAPGLEPRWTSSAKDAVGTAYSASSRAWYTVSHGVLNEVYYPTIDRPQIRDMQLLITDGETFFHEERKDLLHEFEYVDSDSLAVKVCNRDRDGRYTITKEIINDPHYPVVLTHVRIDGDKDLLERLKVYVLLAPHIEGGGMGNNARVIEVAGQRAALAWKNHTSVALTVDCGFDCASVGYVGASDGWQDLHHNFQMDWQFGSALEGNVSIMGEIKVHRARDFTIALGFGEGHHAALSAAMGALSKPFALHLKRFIEQWHRAESPRELAASSMDNGKVMQISHNIVLAHEDKTYAGAFIASASIPWGYAKGDDDLGGYHLVWTRDMVQSATALLACNRVETARRALVYLACTQRPDGSFAQNFWIDGTPYWTGLQLDEVAFPIILAWRLWKLDGLGNFDVFPFVERAAGFLVRYAPVTQQERWEECPGYSPSTLAAVISGLICAADMARAHRAPELGKFLEEQADWIESHLEDWTVTNNGVLHPDVKRHYMRVRPPECGEPYAHEECGREMIRIANRAPGEQNEFEAREVIDAGFLELVRYGVRAADDPVIVDSVKVVDAVLRRDTPKGPCWRRYNHDGYGQRKDGGPFLGSGQGRVWPLLTGERAHYELAAGRDVSSLIDTIEQFASCGGLLPEQIWDEPDKSGLVFGGPAGAAMPLVWAHAEYLKLLRSVTDGNVFDRIPIVEDRYAKGNATSHIEVFKLRRQLASIPAGKTLRITAHNRFKVAWTVDGWQTNRSAESSTVGYAGSFADIPTTPEQTGAVSFTLYWIDENRWEGRNFDVRVEGAS; from the coding sequence ATGACAGTATTGGCGCCGCAATATAAGTGGATCGACGGGCAGGGAATGGCATTTGGCGCGCCTGGGCTGGAGCCGCGGTGGACCTCAAGCGCAAAAGACGCAGTGGGGACGGCATATTCGGCTTCGAGCCGTGCATGGTACACGGTGTCGCATGGGGTTCTGAACGAGGTGTATTACCCGACCATCGACCGCCCGCAGATTCGCGACATGCAGTTGCTGATCACCGATGGCGAGACCTTCTTTCACGAAGAGCGGAAGGACCTGCTGCATGAATTCGAGTATGTCGATTCCGATTCGCTGGCGGTCAAGGTATGCAATCGCGATCGCGACGGGCGCTACACGATCACCAAGGAGATCATCAACGATCCGCACTATCCGGTGGTTCTGACGCATGTAAGGATCGACGGCGACAAGGATCTACTGGAGCGGTTGAAGGTGTATGTATTGCTGGCTCCGCATATCGAAGGCGGGGGCATGGGCAACAATGCCCGCGTGATTGAAGTCGCCGGGCAGCGCGCGGCGCTTGCATGGAAGAACCACACGTCGGTGGCGTTGACGGTTGATTGCGGATTCGATTGCGCGAGCGTGGGCTATGTTGGGGCGAGCGACGGCTGGCAGGACCTTCACCACAATTTCCAGATGGATTGGCAGTTCGGCTCGGCGCTTGAGGGCAACGTTTCCATCATGGGCGAGATCAAGGTGCACCGGGCGCGCGATTTCACCATAGCGCTGGGTTTTGGCGAGGGGCATCATGCTGCCTTGTCGGCGGCGATGGGAGCGCTGTCGAAGCCATTTGCGCTGCACCTGAAGCGATTCATCGAGCAATGGCACAGGGCGGAGAGTCCGCGGGAGCTGGCGGCGAGCTCGATGGATAACGGGAAGGTGATGCAGATCAGCCACAACATTGTGCTGGCGCACGAAGACAAGACCTACGCGGGCGCGTTCATTGCTTCGGCATCGATTCCCTGGGGATATGCCAAGGGCGATGACGATCTGGGTGGCTATCACCTGGTGTGGACGCGCGATATGGTGCAGAGCGCGACGGCGCTGCTGGCCTGTAATCGCGTAGAGACGGCGCGCAGGGCGCTGGTGTATCTGGCGTGCACGCAGCGGCCTGATGGCAGCTTTGCACAGAACTTCTGGATTGACGGGACGCCGTACTGGACGGGACTGCAGCTGGATGAAGTGGCGTTCCCCATCATACTGGCGTGGCGGCTGTGGAAGCTTGATGGTCTCGGCAATTTCGATGTCTTTCCTTTTGTAGAGCGGGCGGCGGGATTTCTGGTGCGGTACGCGCCAGTCACGCAGCAGGAGCGCTGGGAGGAATGTCCGGGATATTCGCCGTCAACTCTGGCGGCGGTGATTTCAGGGTTGATTTGTGCGGCGGACATGGCGCGGGCCCATCGCGCTCCGGAGCTGGGAAAATTTCTGGAAGAGCAGGCCGACTGGATTGAGAGTCATCTTGAAGACTGGACAGTGACCAACAATGGCGTGCTGCATCCCGACGTGAAGCGGCATTACATGCGGGTTCGTCCACCGGAGTGCGGTGAGCCGTATGCCCATGAGGAGTGCGGTCGCGAGATGATTCGCATTGCGAATCGCGCGCCGGGTGAACAGAACGAGTTCGAAGCGCGCGAGGTGATCGATGCTGGTTTTCTGGAACTGGTGCGCTATGGCGTGCGGGCTGCGGATGATCCGGTGATCGTGGATTCGGTGAAAGTCGTTGATGCAGTGTTGAGGAGAGACACGCCGAAAGGGCCCTGCTGGCGACGGTATAACCACGACGGGTATGGACAGCGTAAGGACGGCGGACCTTTTCTGGGCTCTGGACAGGGGCGCGTATGGCCGCTACTGACCGGCGAGCGTGCCCATTATGAATTGGCTGCGGGGCGCGATGTAAGCTCGCTGATCGATACCATTGAGCAGTTCGCATCGTGTGGTGGACTGCTTCCAGAGCAGATTTGGGATGAGCCGGATAAGAGCGGGCTGGTTTTTGGCGGCCCTGCGGGTGCGGCGATGCCGCTGGTATGGGCGCATGCGGAGTATCTGAAGCTGCTGCGCTCGGTGACCGACGGGAATGTCTTCGATCGCATTCCCATAGTCGAGGACCGGTATGCGAAGGGCAACGCGACGAGCCATATCGAGGTCTTCAAGCTGCGGCGGCAGCTCGCCAGCATTCCGGCGGGAAAGACGCTGCGCATTACAGCGCATAATCGTTTCAAGGTGGCCTGGACGGTCGACGGTTGGCAGACGAATCGTTCCGCGGAGAGTTCAACGGTTGGATATGCGGGGTCTTTTGCGGATATACCCACCACCCCGGAGCAGACCGGCGCGGTTTCGTTTACTCTTTACTGGATAGACGAAAATCGGTGGGAAGGGCGGAATTTTGATGTGCGGGTTGAAGGCGCTTCCTGA